The genomic stretch gttagagAGATTTGTAAAAGTGGAAGTTTGCATGCATATATACAAAACAATAAAAACCTAGGGAGTGCTACCAAGAGACTTACAGCATTTCTCTTCAGTCTTCCTCGAAAGAACAGCAATATACTTCTTTTGAATTGAGTTTCTAATACACATTTATGATCACAAAGATCAACGTTTGGAACGTATGGAAGGATGACATCCTTTTCTAGATATACCTGTCCAGGTTTATACCTGAAATAAGACAGTAAACTGATGCATCCAAGTAGTTTTCCAAGGTAAAGTGGAAACGGGCAAATAATAAATATCATACCAGTTCCCAGTGGAGTCCATATCAGGTAGAAGCCATATTGCCTTCTTCACAAATCTCCGGACTGACTTAAATGACCATGGATGATGAACAGGAATGACATGATCTCTGCCTTCTGAACGTTGCCAAGCAGGCTGATCTGTCACCCACTTTAAAGCTTCCTGGCATCAAGGAGTAATGATGATAAGGTCCTCTTGGAATAAATAGAGGCGAATGAACAATAAACTAATATCCAGACACAGagataaaaattttaaataatttTCCTACTGTCAATAGAACCAAActcaggcaatgttatctgtcatTGTAATTTCAGATATAATTGGGGAAACAAATCCAATACTCTTCAACAACTGAATGCCAGATACCAAAAGGAAGGATCAGATTTTAATTTCATCAACAAATTCGCCTACAGTCATAAACACTAGTCTGTCCATGAGGGTGTCCTCAAGCAAACAATTTTCTGAAAAATAAACCTTAAGAGATGCTCCCAGACCCTATAAAGCGCTTTGCATTCTTGTTTCTCCAGCAGGAAGTAACTGATTGtcgtgaagaatggcacatagAAAATGTCAGCTTCTTCTTGCCGCTGAACCCTAACAACACTCTTCAAAAGTCTTTGTGATTCAGGTGCAATGAGATCCGCCCACAGCCAGTAGTCAATAGAATGCTGCAAATGTGAATGTAGAAACAATTTGATTGTGTGGACAGATGAATATGTGATATTTAATTACACGACTACACACATGATCATTAGCTGTAACACAATATGCCTTGAACTGTAGCATGTAAGAGATGTaccccctccattccaaattataagacgttttagcttttctaggtacattgcttttactatgtatctagccacagtgtatatctaagtgcaaaGCAAAAGCTCTTAGCTATGTATCTAAAatgccaaaacgtcttatagttTAGAATGGAGGTAGTATCATTTTTTTAATCCAATTTGTAGAATCAAATGCTGATCTAATACTATATCCGTAGCTAGAATTCTGAAATCAAAGTGCACTGCTTTTAGTATGAATTTTGCCTCGCCACCCAAAACAATGGCAAGGGTCATTTATGGTCCTAAAAAGGAATTTTGAAACTGGTTTAATAATAAAATGTACTCCATGGTACTCTAATCTAAATCGCATTCACCTGACAGGAGAAACTTTAGATAACGAAAAATCATGAGCATATTGCATACAGTCCCACTGGTCAAAATGCCCTATTGCTGAAAGCAAGTAGGCCAGTAGCTGACCCATGCTACAGCAGATTGGAGTCTACCAGCTCTAGACCTCTAGTGGAGATCTAATATACAAGTTCACATCCCATTTCAGCAGCATCTCCAAGCCTTCGAAGTTCCAAAGCATCAGAGAGCAGATACATCATAAAGGAGACAAGGATAGTAGCATAGTACAATTACCCCACTTCCAACCAGCAAACAATCCGCGTGATGTGCTGAACTTTTTCAGCATTATGGGTAAAGCCCAAGCACACTAAACAACCAATTCGCGAAGTACGAGTCTCAATGTCTCATAGCATCGCAGCTAAAGAAAAGTAGAAGACGGAACAAAATTGCAAATCGATCTCACCGCACGCCCACCTGCTCGATGAGGCGGTGCACGGGGCTCCCATTGGACGTGAGGTTGTCGGTGTCCCTGTAGGAGTCCCTGAACAGCCTGAGCAGATCGTAAGTGAACTTGCCCGGCATCTCGTAGACGTAGACCCTGAGCGGCCCCGCGGCCGGCGCGGGCCATGCGGGGTACTCGTCCCCGTAGAGACGGGCCTCCTCCTGGACCCGGATCGCGGCGTCAAGTTCGCCgggagcggcggcggaggcagcGGGATGCGGGTCGGAGAGGAAGCGGTCGAGGGAGGCGAGGAAGGACGTGGTGGCGCTAGGGCTCGCGAGGATGGCTGGGGTGGGTCGGTGCGAGGAgggggagaggaggaggaagtAGAAAGCGGTGAAGAGTATGAGggaggcggcgacggcggcgaggagtcggcgggaggaggcggaggcggggCGCGAGTGCGCTGGGGAGGGGAACTGCTTCCCCGCCATGGCGGTGACTGGTGAGCAGGCGCAGTGTGACTCGCTGGAGGAGACCCACCGGCAGCGGAGGAGGTCGCTGGTCGGCAGTTTGCGACTAGCTGCGCTTGTCAAGAAGGAAGCCCTGTATGGGCTGCGGCTAGGTGTGATTTGGCCCTAGTGGCGATCGGACAGTGGGCTGATAACCAATACAGCCCATTTACAGTTTCTACGGCTCTGAAACTGAAAGGCACCCTCCATTTCTTTTTGTGTGTCATGCTCCTATCATATTTCTTATAATAGCGATGTTGGGGATTTGAATTCATTAGAAAACTTAGCCCCAGAACTTTGAAGTCATATTTATAATTTCTGAACAGTTTGCCTGCAGGAAAGCAAAAGGTGAAGATgacattatgactttgctcgagAGAATTTGACTTCACTACAAGGAAATAGAAGACTGGAACAAGTTAAAAGCGAAGACAAGATTTCGACTTCGCTCAGCAAGCGAAGTCAGGAGAAGCTAAAACGAGAACTTGCAAAGTCTCGAGATGATGGCTTCACAATCATGATAACAGCAAGTTGAAGAACGAAGCTTAGAATAATTAAAAGTACAACTCCGCCTATGTAGTTTAAGGGGGTTGTATTGATTCGAAGAAAGGGGTAAAATAGTCATTATGTATAATTTACGAAGGTCCCATCTGACATGTAATACAACTTTACACTTATGTGTACttgggacttgtttagtttcctaaaaattttgcaaaatttttcagattctccgtcacatcgaatctttagacatatgcatggagtattaaatataaatataaataaaaactaattgcacagtttggtcgaaattgacgaaacgaatcttttgagtttagttagtctataattggacaatatttgtcaaatacaaacgaaagtggtactattcctattttgcaaaaatttttggaagtaaacaaggccttggtgttAGTGTGATTGTTTCACCCAACAAGAGaaagatatagaaaaaaaaaaggtttctGTGACATACCCTGTCCGACGGTGCCCTCAAGGCTGCTTTTAGATAGATTTTGATACTATTGTTTTGGGTCCTATACATACTATCATTTCTGCTACTGTAGTATATTTTGTTGACTGTCACCGCATATACCTGATGGAAATCGTGTACCGCCCACTTGGCAATTGGCGTGATGACGAAGATGAGGTCGCCATCAGATAAATAAATTATTGATGCATGGCGTAAGAAAGAAAACGGAGCTCATTCATCAGAGCAAAGCAGCATGCACGAAGTGATGTACGCACCAATGCAAGGGTGTGTGCATGCAGCATGTTGTATGAGTGTACGCGTACGTGCGTGCTTTTTTATGCTTGTGCGCACGTATATGGATACCAAACTAAACACGCAGCTCATCACTTCCAATCGATGTCATCGTTTTCGTCCGCCGAAAAGAAGGCCAATGCCCAATAAGAGAAGTGTGCCAGCAATGCATGAGCATCTCTAACAGTTTGTTTGTTTGTCATTTGTTATAGTttaccaactcccaaaacgataTGGCAAGTGGAAAAAAATATCATATCCAAGTGTTTGTCATATATAATTGACTTGGCAAAAACCAAAATTATGAACCCAACCATATTTGCCGCGACTTTTCTTCCGCGCCGTATCTGGTCGCGCGCGTTTCTTCTTCGTGGCATTTTCTCGTCGCCGACTATAGTGTACTCCTTTCGGTTCATTTTATCTCATACAAAATAGAATGATACGATCTTCTAGATTACACTTTAACcatacatttatttattttattttatattatttatgcttataaacttatAATTATTGGATAGTATAATTTCTTAAAATCTAATCATATAAAATTTTTATTATAATAGTTAAAATTATAAGCCTAATTATTGGACAAAATTTATACGCCTCTAGTAATATAAAGAGATCAACCATAGAAAGTATAATTATTACTACTTCTAGTCCATTTTATCTGGCACACACGCATATCAAGATTCAAACACATATGAGCTATTTTATCTACTAGGAGTATATATAAATTACGAATGGTATCATCTCCAACAATTTTATGCCAAACTCTCTATTATCAACTAAAAACGCACGTGTTgcttaaaaaaactaaaaacgcATATGTTTAATTTTATATTTAGCGCAGTCAATTAATTTGTGACAAcgctcatatttaaattcaacAGAAAATAGTGTATATATTCCTCGCAATAACCACGTACAGAAATCCTGCGTTCAAGAGAATCCTCGATATATATatcatttgggccttgtttagttcccaaaaaattttacagaatttttcagattctccgtcacatcaaatctttagacgcatgcatgaagtattaaatatagacgaaaataaaaactaattacacagtttggtcggaattgataagacaaatcttttaagttagtacatgattagataatatttgtcaaatacaaatgaaagtggtactattcctattttacaaaattttttggaactaaacaaggcctttgttcaAGCATTTAGAAGCCGGAGGAGGCTATGAGAAGAAAGGGAGCACGTGTCTGCACTTGACAGATACCCGTCTACCGCATCAAATCAAACAAGATCATGGTTCCTTTCCTtttgctaggccttgtttacttccctgaaaattttgcaaaatttttcacattccccgtcacatcgaatctttagacgtatgcatagagtattaaatatagacgaaaataaaaactaattgcacagtttggtcgaaattgacgagacgaatcttttgagcctagttagtccatgattggacaatatttgtcaaatacaaacgaaaatgctacagtgttcatttcccaaaaattttcggaactaaacaaggccgatgcTATAGTTAAACTAGCAAGCTGGTCACGACGGACGCGTGATCCTATAGTCTGTACGTTCCGGGCTATCTGCTGCTATATCATGATGGTGGTGGTGTGGTGCATGATAATGAGTTGCGTGCTGCGGCTTTTGTTCCCTTCTTTTGCAATTCAGAGGAGAGGGATATGCAATAAACGTTGAGAGATGAGGTATGCATATATGCATGAGAGAGTCTAGAGTATACTCATCATTTAAGAACTAAATTTGGCAACAAATAAAGGActtatttagttcacaaaaagttttgctaaaaattttagatttttcgtcacatcgaattttgcgtcacatgcatgaatgtttaaatgtagacgaaaataaaaactaattacatagtttacctataatttgtgagacgaatcttttgaacctagttagtccatgattggacaatatttattaaatacaaacgaaagtgctatagtacccgAAATctcaaaattttgccaactaaacaaggctaaagTAGGGGAGTGACCGACATAAGGAAAGATAGCTCTTTGCCAGACGACCGGCGGAATCACACAAGTTTTACCTTCGAAATAAGTATTGTTCTatctatctctacaactaaaaattataaagAGGACCCATCTACTATACAtatggtgaagccacaactctCATCTCTTTTACTGTGCCATGATAGGCTATCTCATCAACCCAGGCTCCACTCACCCATGCATgtaaaattgttttagcgaattaaaaaaagtcataactcttaaatcgaagatataaattaaattccgattgcaccattaaatttcttataacaaatccttcaaaacaagatcacatatGGATATATGTAGATaaatttttattaataaatatttatctctacaactaaaaattatggagagaACTCATCCACAACTCTCATCGCTTTGGTGGTCTTTTTTACTACACGATGAcacgctatcccatcaacctaggccccactcacctatgcatgcaaaattgttttaacgaattaaaaaaagttataactcctaacccagagatataaattaaattatgATTGCCCCACTAAATTTCTTATAaccaatccttcaaaacaagatcacacatggatatatttagataaaattttattaatgaatatttatcttattaaaataaaataaaaattcttttattaagtagagacaatattctaggttcaacaaacaatgttctgtctttgtaaaaaaatattatcgatttagaagaatagtattttggttttatgtttatgaaactgatattacaatatacataaaaatacataaatacatgacatagataaaaataataataaaagcataagaaaaaataaaaacacaaaatggagaaaaatttcaaataatgtcaaagggttacttttcaaatatcgtaaatataattatagaacattaacatcactaaatacatcacaaaacatcattaaatatattataaaacaTCACATCGATTATAGATTACAGGTatactaagggggtgtttggcactgctccacgaactttgctccacaaactccatcatggagcagctccacaaaaaactggagtttgtggagtacctctttaggtgctctcacaactccacccttttttcttgaactgagtgcgtggagctgaaaccgtttggctaaaaaacgtggagcggagctgaaaaacgtggagcagagcagtctcaaacaccctctaagtgaacaccataagaaacatcgtagaacatcacatatatactacgtaaacatgacataacgcaacatagaacactaaatatatactacattaatatcacatatatataaaaaataaaaataaaaaaataaaattactaagaagaaaaatataaaaacaaacatgattaacaaatgataaataaaataaatgaataatttaaataaggataaaaggaagattaaaatgaaataaaatataaaataagaatgaagaaacacaaaaaacctaaaaagaaaaaaaataaaataaatagaagcaaggaagaataataaaaataaaaccaaaagaaaaataaaataaaaggtaaTAAGGAAAagacagaaaataaaataaaattaaaaaacgaaaactgaaaagaaatgaaaaagaaagaatatagaaagaaaaaatgaaataagaatgaagaaacatagagtaTGTAGATTTTAAAATCCGTAACAACGTACAGGCATTAACCTAGTTGTAAATTATAGTTCACTTTGCCTTTATTTAGCTTTTAAATCCAACTtgtttttaactttgaccatgTTAATAAAAAAATGTATACCAACATTTAAATGAGCTTAAGGGACGATCAAGCTCGGCATTTAGAGATGTTGTGCCTGCGGCCAAGGACGAGGAAGACAGTGTAGGAGGACAAAAGGAGCTAAGGTGGCAAAGAGCCCGGTAGGAGGCCGGCGGGAGGGTGTGGCTTGTGGTGAGCATATAGTGTCCTTGAAGTTGAGCTAAAAGTCCGTGAAGTACCTAGTGGAGCTTCGCTCTGCCTCCATCGATCGACACAGCCGGCAAAGGAATAAGGCAGAGGCCAGCAAAGGAAGAGAGACAGTGAGATGTACGTGGATGTGGAAgagatgaatttttttgaaaaaaaaacttaaaaGTTATGTGAGTGATTGACAAGTTCGGCTTTTGTCGTAACTAAGATAAGAACCCTAATTTAAAAGCTGCGTGCTGGTagagttagagcatctccaagagctgtTCTAAAAGCATTAGCTAAATTCTACTATTTAGCTATTATGTAAAATAAAAAAGTCttaaataaatatgctactCCAACAGCTTAGCTAATTTTTTGCTTTTCTATATTTAAACTTGCCACGTGGACACACAGGTGATCAAATCTCAATGACTCAACGTCCCTTCGTGGCTGTTGTTGTTCGTGCACCCACCAGGCTGCCCGATCGGACGAACCAGAGGCTTCTTGACCAAATCGACGTATGAGAAGGGAGCTCGCGCATGCAGAACATGCAACCACCACCGGGAAATCGGAATATGGCGAGCGAGCAGGCTTGCTTTTTATGGCCACCGGAAAAGACGGGATGGCTAGCTTGCCAATTTAGAAACTGTGATACAGTAGCTGTTGGAGCTTCATTTTTACTGCTTAAACTCTAAAATAGACTCCAAAACAAATTTAGCacatctcttggagatgctcttataagttcagaaaaaaaaaacaggacgTGAAAATAAAAAGGCCTCTAAATGAAGTAAAATCCTAATTTTGGAGCAATTTATTGCTGAAGCTGCTCTTACAATCCGTGTGCGGCAGCACCAGCACAGTCCAGCACATTGCGTGACTTCCGGGGAATTCGATCGCCAAACGGATCCACTTGACCATCTGCATGCGTGCGTAGGCAGTGGCGCCTACGTACGTACGCGCGTACATGCACGCACGTATGGCCCGCCGGAATGCCGGCGCCGGCCGCGCCGCCGTATGTTTGCGCGCGCCGTTGCGCGACGTCGTCTGCAACCAATCCCTTGTGTGTGCCGGCCGGCCGCACCCACCAAATCACACCACGTACGTCCGATCCGTCGTCGTTGTCTCAGGCTGCATGCAGGCTGACAGTAGTGCACCGGCGCCGCGCGGCGCGATGAGCTCATCGGTCGGTCGGTCATCGACGCGCGCAAGCAAACGCGATCGGCCGTCACGGCACGGCCGTCGCGCGCGCCTTCTCCAAGGCTCCAAGAGTACGTCCTGGCCGGACACTTGTTCCGATCCTCATCAGGCACGCGGCTATAGCTAGTCCTAGTCGACGGCTCGCGTTGCTTCACGTACGCATCAGAAATTCACAACGACCGGCCGACCGCGCGCGTGGGCAGACGCAGGAGAGAGCACGGTGAGCTGTGTTCGGCTGACGGCTGTAAAGGGAAGAGATCGAATTAATGGTGCGTGGCTGCGTGCAGGTGTTCGTCGATCGGTCGCATGCATGCAGCTCGGGAGCGTGAAAATCACCGAGGAGGCCTCGAATAAATCTGTAACCCTGCACGTACGTTCATTTGACATGATGCGTGCGCAGTCAGACGATGGTGCAGATTTCTGTTGATCCGGTCAATGCTGAAGGAACAACAAGTACGTACAGATCGacttgctcaaaaaaaaaaagtacgtACGAAGTATATACCACTACTTTGGACCTTTTGAAAACGAAACGCGTACACATATAGAGTGCGTCGTTATACCCAtcacatgcatatatatgcaGATCGATCGATGGTGCAGGTTTCTCTCGATCGGTCAACGCAGAAGGCACAAGTAACACATACGTATGTTGTATGTACTGGCAGACTACTGACTAGCACGGGAGTCTCCGGCGACCTTGAAAACGCGTATGTTTACGTCCTCGTTCGTTACACCCCCAAAAATAGCAAATACCAGTACTGAACGAACTAGTATAGagcaaccaaacagcccctGACCGATCCAGCGAGTTAGGTTGCGCGCAAATGCCTTTCAAGCTCGAACGGCAGGAACGCACAACCCCGACCCCTGCATCTGCATGTGGCAGCCTTATCGTGCTTGCACTGCGCCTGCGCGGCACACCGCACAGCCAGGAATCTGCGAGTACACCGTGCACGGTACACGTACAGGGGGTGCTAGATGTAGCACAGTAGCAGCAGGAAAAAAGAATGATACCACCGCGCGTCAGGCTCACAGGAGAGAAGGGCCGTTAAGTGGCTGATGCGCGTGGATCCTGTGATCTTCTTCGTTGAAAATCATGAAATGCATCTTAAAGCAGGATTGGAGTACGTCTGGTTCACGGCTACCCGCCAGAACAAATGAAAAAAGGAATCACAGGAGGATGAAACTGCTAAAATAATAAGGCCACAAGAAGGCAAAAATACACACAAGGCCAGCACCGCCGATGTCACGCGTACCCGCGGCCAAACAGACCCTCAACTCAACTGGGTCAACGATCCATCCACCAGCACCAGCGAGTCGGCCATTGTGCGGCCTGCAGAGACGATGCACGCAGCACGCGTCGTGGATGCAAAAACTTTGCTTTTTTCTGCAGAGcagtttctttcttctttttcttcttctccttccatTTCAAATTACAAAAAGTTTTAGTGTTCAAATTACACATGTTTGTTATTCAT from Sorghum bicolor cultivar BTx623 chromosome 3, Sorghum_bicolor_NCBIv3, whole genome shotgun sequence encodes the following:
- the LOC8055277 gene encoding probable arabinosyltransferase ARAD1 isoform X2, whose translation is MAGKQFPSPAHSRPASASSRRLLAAVAASLILFTAFYFLLLSPSSHRPTPAILASPSATTSFLASLDRFLSDPHPAASAAAPGELDAAIRVQEEARLYGDEYPAWPAPAAGPLRVYVYEMPGKFTYDLLRLFRDSYRDTDNLTSNGSPVHRLIEQEALKWVTDQPAWQRSEGRDHVIPVHHPWSFKSVRRFVKKAIWLLPDMDSTGNWYKPGQVYLEKDVILPYVPNVDLCDHKCVLETQFKRSILLFFRGRLKRNAGGKIRSKLVEELKSAEDIVIEEGSAGAQGKAAAQDGMRKSLFCLSPAGDTPSSARLFDAIVSGCIPVIISDELELPFEGILDYREIALFVSSSDAVQPGWLVKYLRGIDAKRIREIQSNLVKYSRHFLYSSPAQPLGPEDLTWRMIAGKVVNIKLQIRRSQRLVRESRSVCTCECRVGNTTRML
- the LOC8055277 gene encoding probable arabinosyltransferase ARAD1 isoform X1 translates to MAGKQFPSPAHSRPASASSRRLLAAVAASLILFTAFYFLLLSPSSHRPTPAILASPSATTSFLASLDRFLSDPHPAASAAAPGELDAAIRVQEEARLYGDEYPAWPAPAAGPLRVYVYEMPGKFTYDLLRLFRDSYRDTDNLTSNGSPVHRLIEQHSIDYWLWADLIAPESQRLLKSVVRVQRQEEADIFYVPFFTTISYFLLEKQECKALYREALKWVTDQPAWQRSEGRDHVIPVHHPWSFKSVRRFVKKAIWLLPDMDSTGNWYKPGQVYLEKDVILPYVPNVDLCDHKCVLETQFKRSILLFFRGRLKRNAGGKIRSKLVEELKSAEDIVIEEGSAGAQGKAAAQDGMRKSLFCLSPAGDTPSSARLFDAIVSGCIPVIISDELELPFEGILDYREIALFVSSSDAVQPGWLVKYLRGIDAKRIREIQSNLVKYSRHFLYSSPAQPLGPEDLTWRMIAGKVVNIKLQIRRSQRLVRESRSVCTCECRVGNTTRML